Proteins encoded together in one Salmo trutta chromosome 3, fSalTru1.1, whole genome shotgun sequence window:
- the LOC115184983 gene encoding protein JTB, protein MSDSRMFSILTLLLVVPASLSVHGAISGEEYPTTEISTTSLHCWQEEEFSILTECARCNPFQMKSWAPCARTGFIEKINCAKSNKVEYKSCRSSRMDESLFWRFEGIMMCLTVVLVLVVIARQRTLDHLASEKVRRQILSI, encoded by the exons ATGAGCGATTCCCGAATGTTCTCGATCTTAACACTGCTCCTGGTAGTACCTGCGTCACTTAG TGTCCATGGTGCTATTTCAGGAGAGGAATACCCTACTACAG AGATAAGCACAACATCCCTTCATTGCTGGCAAGAGGAGGAGTTTTCGATTTTGACAGAGTGTGCAAGGTGCAACCCCTTTCAGATG AAATCATGGGCGCCGTGCGCCCGAACTGGATTCATAGAAAAGATCAACTGTGCAAAGTCCAACAAAGTTGAATACAAGAG CTGCCGTTCCTCTCGGATGGATGAGAGCCTATTCTGGAGGTTTGAAGGGATCATGATGTGCCTAACGGTAGTCTTGGTCCTGGTGGTTATAGCTCGTCAAAGAACCCTGGACCACCTGGCTTCTGAAAAGGTCCGCAGGCAGATCCTGTCCATATAG